One window of the Rhizobiaceae bacterium genome contains the following:
- a CDS encoding carbon-nitrogen hydrolase has protein sequence MRPPLRIALAQTGGQPGSIEGSLAELARHAADAAKAGAAFLLLPELALSGYGDPAKTRSLALTVDTATARVGAIARSHGIGILVGYCEKFAEGHANAALLVAADGRRLLNYRKMHLWGAYEEAIFTPGGPGEVIDLCEGIKAGVLICFDLDHPVTAQDLVARGADVVLVLSGTTKPYGVVPLVQVPARAYENSVFVAFCDQAGPQNGCDFVGLSTVAAPDGSVLARAGAAAGELVFADLDPTAYDAYRSAHRYADQLRRDLYPAPQRLRDLR, from the coding sequence TTGAGACCGCCTTTGCGCATCGCGTTGGCGCAGACGGGCGGCCAGCCCGGTTCGATCGAGGGGTCGCTTGCAGAACTCGCGAGGCATGCCGCCGACGCGGCCAAGGCAGGTGCTGCCTTCCTGCTGCTGCCCGAACTCGCCTTGTCCGGCTATGGCGATCCCGCAAAGACACGCAGCCTCGCTCTCACCGTCGACACGGCCACCGCGCGCGTCGGCGCGATCGCAAGGTCGCATGGCATCGGCATCCTCGTCGGCTATTGCGAGAAGTTCGCGGAAGGCCATGCCAACGCCGCGCTGCTCGTCGCAGCGGATGGACGGCGGCTGCTCAACTACCGCAAGATGCATCTCTGGGGCGCCTATGAGGAAGCGATCTTCACGCCGGGCGGGCCGGGCGAGGTGATCGACCTTTGCGAAGGCATCAAGGCGGGCGTGCTGATCTGCTTCGATCTCGACCATCCCGTGACCGCGCAGGATCTCGTCGCGCGTGGCGCCGATGTCGTGCTCGTGCTCAGCGGCACGACGAAGCCCTATGGCGTGGTGCCGCTGGTCCAGGTCCCGGCGCGTGCCTACGAGAACTCGGTGTTCGTCGCCTTCTGCGACCAGGCCGGGCCGCAGAACGGTTGTGACTTCGTTGGCCTGAGCACGGTCGCCGCGCCCGACGGCTCCGTGCTCGCGAGAGCGGGCGCGGCTGCGGGCGAACTCGTCTTCGCCGACCTCGATCCAACCGCGTACGACGCCTATCGCAGCGCCCACCGCTACGCCGACCAGTTGCGGCGCGACCTTTATCCGGCGCCGCAACGGCTCAGGGACTTGAGATGA